A window of Miscanthus floridulus cultivar M001 chromosome 12, ASM1932011v1, whole genome shotgun sequence genomic DNA:
actatagagaaggtgcaacacaatttgctatgtggccacactactagggcGGCTTTATGTTATTCACATGCCACATCTAGGTGCTTGTtgcttggtttaattacctaaggcatgttaggtttagtcgaagaaaACTCTGTACCcaagttcggtacatgttctcacatgccattttatttgtttcgtgtgttgaattatataatatcgtacgtcgttaggttttatttgcagcacgtgttcacatttcaatacgtccgtatcattaagcggaatattaagaccataaataataaaaacaaccacataatgaaaagtttagtactatgccacattacacaacataataatactagaagtacgtgccaaCAGTAGatataggggcaaatgcactttcaaatcctcagtctgaaacgtactgagtaagcaactcatcatccgagtaccagtcctctactacaaccctgttgccgTAGCTTGGCTCACTTGCGTTGCTTTGACCTGCCTGTTGCCTGTAGTAAGCGGTCTCTGCTTTATTTGTGGCCgctacggcctgagtgaagaacgcgtcgtcatcctccttcgCCTGTAAGCTCGCCTCTGCTAGactgatgagctcgctcagtctgccagtgtcttcCTCTGCCTGCTCCACCTGCAAcctcgcctctgctagagcaatgaactcgctcagtctgctagtatcgtccttagcctcctgcgcctgtaagcccgcctctactagagcaatgagctcactgagtctgccagtgtcatcctcatcctcgtccccctcatcagacaacacaatcagtGATTGAACGGTGTGATCAACtcgcgatctatgctcatctaacttcttctcctcataccttgcacgagccagctTTGTGGCATGTTCCTCgttgcaaccaatcccttcatgtataaaatgcaataagttagcaacgcgattatattacattaaaATCATGCAACGAAAAAAAatactttcaagcactcactgccacataatgcaacaatatgctcgttcaagacctgcatctgtactcttgtctccttccttgcctcattccttgccctctcctcctctaacgtcatccgtctctctaatccccatttgttaagcccaacatcgatcgggttacaaataccgtgttgtctagcaaactcacgcatctttttttgtgatgtttaacgaataggttgacgtagtctggtccatatcccctcttccgtgcaattacttgcctcttcttcagttcatctaagaacttagcttgaccatcataacattcctacctgcatttcctagtgctctgttcaaacggaaaattctatcatatatgtcttagcaaaagaaacaaaatactatttcatgtttaccataaaaataaccaacctcatcatactcaaccatatggccgcaataatagcctattccaagctccgaagggactagaccatagttggatttaacaccatattcgcacatgacaggaggtgctttgtaaattatcctttctttcttcttttccttaacctttcatGGTTCTTTCGGCCGTTGGTTCTTATGACCATataaccactccttgaaatgacacttcgccattaaaaacacctaaataagtagacattagtacatgaacacatatagctcaacatttcaacacatacactttgcacttacttcatgcttgtttggacacacaaactccaacgtattctcggggtttatcacagctcgatctccacaatcgcacagaggaggttccttgagttgtctaactatggctaggtgcttctccttagctatcattggtggagggttaggggggaggaacccaccgcttgaagtgctcacgtggatgtctccctctaaatcaATTGTCGAAAacgaggtacctaggatcaaacttgtctgcaccgtcgatccactgaaagaaaaagcacctctcatggtcctacacaatgagattccaacataatattagtagcatacttatataaataaagaaaaaagatagtggaaatagtttcttacattaaaatgactgcatgtgtagaagcaaggcgccgctgtgtctggatgtttcgattgaaaaacatgggccggaaaaccacagtcacagtttgGGATAGGGAGGTTGGAAGGGACGGGGCATCTTTggtagacgcgtcggggtataattctcgaggacgaccctgtTTTCACCAAAACTTCTCCCAaaatatttcttgcatctaacaaaacggatgtaatttaacaaacataaatcataaCATcataaataaatgtcaatgagaaccataactacaatacaaccaatttcgttctaagaacccaaagcagttaagattaaaccataaacctagtgtttcccatttgatgcacaacaatgaaccataacataactacatgcacctaggtttgctagcttttccacgccttggcatcatcctatgattgtataatacatatattgatggatacaatgaaaccctaagtgatgacgattattatgttcaaaaatctgactaatacataccgaatcgatgcgaaaaaactaggaggggagcgaggataccttgctctcgaagatctacggattaaatcaaagtttccaaggtccaatatgccgattcgtgaggtagggtgaagcggggagagaaaaaacccgagagggaggagaaagaagagaaagaacgctcgggcaggaaggttggccgGGGTTAAATGGCAGTGAGCTCGGCACCAGTCACTATGGCGtcgagctcactgccatgtcatccaccgtgcctaggagctcggcgccagagacactggcgccgagacgtgttaactcggcgccagcaccaatggcgccgagctaagggtccattttctgaatccttttcgccaggggtctatttgtgagaaactttcaaaaaaaaaaaaaagaggtaaaatgtaaaaaaaattcgGTTATCGAGGTGTGGTGATGGTAGTTGGCTAGTTTTATTTGGTGCTAATTTGTGTGGGAGGCAGTGGCGGGCCAAAAGGTAGTCTAGGTAGGCCCAGAAAAATCTGACCCAAAAACTTTATAGCTCATAAAATATCTGGCCCAAGAAAGATCTGAAAGAAGTCCACATCGCGGTAGCGAGGCCCTGAGGCCGCGAGTCCCAGCGCGACTGCGCGAAACCTGCCGTGTCCCCGAGGCCGCGACACTCGACCGTGAGCCGGACGGCGCCCCGGCGGACTCCACCAGCGCGAGCACTGCCGCCTCCGAGCACCGAGGCCGATTTACGTTTGCGGAGGACTGGAAACGCCAtcggccgcccgccgccgccccgccTGGCGGCCTGGCGCCAGTCGCCGTTGCGGAGCCTTTGCGCCGAGACTTGCGCGTCGCAGAAGCCGGCCTCCGGGTGCGCTAAGCTGCAGAGTAGCGCGCCAGTGCCCCTGGACCGGTGAGTCAGTGAGTGTGCTTTTGAAGTTCTGAGCTTTCGCAAATCCGAAACCTCGTACCCTAGGGTTTGAAAGCGAGCACTGGACTGTAAATTTGGGCTTAGGGATTGTTTATATGTGAGATTGATGTGTGATTCAATATTATTTGTTAGGGATTTGTTTCTGTGAATGAAATCGGAGCATAGATTGAATAAAATTTCTTGTCATAGAATTGAATGAATTTTTTTGTCATAGAATTGAATGGAATCGGATCAATTTGGTTAGGTCCGCCACTGCTAGGAGGTGGAATCCCTTGACGTTGTTACCGGGCCCAAGTTTAACCCTAGTAATTTTAGGCCGATTACGTGCTGATACTCTTTGTGTTTAAGTACTTCCACCTGGTTAATCTGTGTGGGAGTGGAATGTCTGAGCCTCTGAGGTGTGCCTTTCTGGCATCAAGTTTAACTGCAACGATATTTCTGTTTCTGCATGTATGCTGTTACTGTGGTTTCATCTCATCTGCAGCCCGGTAGCCAGGAAAGTAGCAGAGAAGTGGCTTTCCAATTCCGATGTTTCTTTTAACATTGTTACCTCTGTTGTCATTCTAGGGGTTCTGGTGCCTACTCTTTCTGAATGGCGGACCTTATGGACATCGGTTGCTGCAGTTGCTTTAGCTTTTTAAGGAAGCCCAGTGTACCTATACGTCAACATCAGGATGCTGATGGCATGTTATCTGAAGATTTACTGAAGCGTCAATCAGCTAATGATCCTGATGGAAGTTTCTACACTGGAGATGATCCTGATATAAGCTTTTATAATGGGGATGATCTTGATAGAAGCTTCTATAATGGAGATGATCCTGATAGAAGCTTCTACGATAGAGATGATACTGACTATCTTGAGGGAAGTGATGATGGACCCCCGAGGAAGAGTTCTGAAGATATTATACAGTCAAGAACTCAAAATGGCTTTGCATGTAGAGAGATCCCAGTTAAAGAGACTAAAAAAGTATTTCGCTCAGAGGTACCTCTTTtaagttttcaaaaaaaaaattcagctgTCTGTTTACTTGCATGTCCATATTTGAAACAATGCTATTGAGATCTCACCTATTCTTTCCCAATCTATGCATGGGTTGTCCAACTCATAAGAACCTGGCTTATATAATCATATCAAGCAATTGACATGTGACATCTCCCGTTAGTTTTCGATGTTTTTTTTACCATTTGGCCTTGCATAAATttgttttttggaaaaaaaataaataaacttcAGAAAAGTCGTGCCCCCTTAGTAGTTGCACACATTCTTGTTGGAAATGAGCTGTTATTCATGCCCATCAGTAGTTACCGAATGCAGACTGGCTAAACATTTTTGCTACAAGAACTCAGAACTGTACATTGTATCATTCCTACAATCTAACCCTCTTGAAGTGAACACTTGTGATGGATTGCGATAGGTGCATCGTCTTTACATTTTTGGGTGCTGAATAAATTAACCATTTTTTTGGAACGATAAAGAAGTAATGCATCTTTTCCGGCATCCCAATCAACATGTGCATCCTTTATTGTGTGATAGGAAAAGCCTGTTTTTACTTTCTCAGCAAAATCTCACTTCATATGATCTATTTACATATACACACATAACATTTGAGAATAATTGTTCACTGTTCTGATTAGCCATCAAAGAGCTTGGCCACGTTTATTGCCTACTTAATTCTAATAACTGACTTTTGCATGCCGAGTGAAGGCAACAAGTTGTATGAGAGAATATATCTTTTGCATTAAACACTATAATAATGTTGTTACTTTTGGCATGTTAAGGATGAAAATGGTAATAAGATGGTCAATCAATATGTCCACTTGGGAAAGATTGGTTCTGGAAGCTACGGCAAAGTGGTAAGATACCTTGGATATGTTGATATTAAATTTTCCAAATGTATGTCTAAATTCCTTTTACTTTGCTGCTGAACAGGTTCTGTACAGAAACATTAAAGATGGGAAGCTGTATGCAGTGAAGGTAATGCTTTCTGCTACTCTATTTTATGATGTTATCATACATGTCTTTTTATGATACCTTTTCATCATATAAGCAGGCTTTCATGATTACAAATTGTTGTTAAATATCACAATTAGCTATTTTCTACCGGTAGCTATTAGTTATATACTTTGTTTCTTTCTAATATGTTGTACTCTATGTTTTGGCTGATAACTAATTTGCTTGCTTTAGGACTTCGTTCAGTCTCACCATTTCCTTTTCTTTGCTCTCAACACTGTTATTGTTAGCCCTTCTATATGTGCTGGGTGCATGTGCTGATGTCTCACTTATGGAATTTTAGCCTTTGCCCTTCTCTTTCAGGTTCTGAATAAGCCTTACATGATGAAAGTACGTGTTGTACGCACAGAAACCGCCATGACAGATGTTCTTCGGGAGGTGATGATTTTGTCAGCTTATCTGTCCATGCAATGCTCATATTTTCTTTTTGTCATGCATATGTGACTTAGTTTTCTTTTAAAGTTTTTGCGCATGCTTTCAAGACATCTCTCTAGGATCTATCATGCATAAGCTAGCCATTCCAAATGCTAATTGATGCTGTTCTGTCTGATACTTGAACATGTAACTGTAGGGAACTTTTTCTATTGTATCGGTACCGGGAAATCTTGTTTTAGGCTCCCAATTGTTTATGAACTTCCATTTACTTAACAAAAAACCAACTATGAGGTACCTTGCTCATTAGCATATAAGAATGTTTACCTCACATATTGGGAATGGATTTATATGATACAAAGGCGACCAACTACATTTATTTGCAGTATGGTGCTCTTACAGTGATGAATTAATGTTCAGATATTGATAAGCAGTTAACTCGGCACTTTTTGTGCAATAGGACCCCATTTAGCCTCTGAAGAGAAAAAGGACCTAGGGTAGAGTTCGTATATCTTCTGTTTACACAGAAACTATCTGCTTGCTGTCATTGTTAGTTCCTTTTCAGTTTCATTGGCCATATGATTTTTGTAGGACAAATCCTCAGCACAGTAACTACCATGAACAGATTTGTAGCTTCATTTCCTTTCCTGATTGATGAAATTCATTCATAGTCTTGAGCTGCCATAAGAGGTTAAATAGATGGCCCATCGCCAATATGTAGGTGGATTAAGGGTTGAGATATTGTTAGAATCAATGGTAATTTTCTTGTCAAAATGTAGAAGCATAGTGTATTGGTATTTGGTAACTGGCACTATGATAGCCACACTGCATGTGTAGCATACGATCCTGATTTTACATGTTAATAGGCTGCATTTTCTGTTGTGTACAGTATTCAATtgcttgcccccccccccccttcattGTTTGTATTTTTCCTTTTGAGACAGGTATCCGATAATGAAAATGCTGAATCACCCCAACATTGTAAATCTCGTTGAAGTGATTGATGACCCAAACATAGATAAATTCTACATGGGTATGTAATTATGCTACCACTGTTAAACAATTGTTTTTATTGATGACCCATCACATTTCCATTGATGTTCTATCAATTATCATTTACATTTTTTCTTCATTTGCATTGCCAGTTCTTGAGTATGTTGAAGGAAAAATGGTTTGTGATAATGGTTTAGAAGAAGCTACTGCAAGAAATTATTTGCGAGACATAATATCTGGTCTTATGTATCTTCACTCTCATGTAAGCTCTCAGTTTTCATTTTCAATAACTAGTTTGTCAAGATGAATACTCACAGTCAAAGTTTCAAAGTTTAGTATTTAGAAACACGAATAGTATATCAGATGATCGATATTATGTTTAGAACAATTTCTAGAGTCCTGGgattttgaaaattttatttgcaGCTCGTTGATTATGCAGCTCTCATATCCAAACGTATTTCTAGGAAGATAACTGTCACAATCCAAGTTCTGGAGAATTATTCAGATTTTGGAGTTTCTAGCTAGAGTGGAACTACAAGACGATGTGGAAGAAAGCACATCTGGTCGGCTTCTGCATCAGGAACCACCAAGTTTCAATTTCGACAAAGACTTTGGAAATCTTGGATACCACCCATAGTGAAATATTTCATTTGGTTAGCTTGTCATAACCGCTGCTGGACTTCTGTGCCGAGGCCTGCCTGAAACCACTGAGCTATTTGTGCCGTCTTTGTGATCAGGTGGACGAGACAATTAAACATTTACTTGTCCCAAATTAGTTGTCATTCTCACTTCCCAATGcacctctatctctatctctctcCTTCTCGTTTCCTGTGCACTACAACATTTCCACTCCTTAATTTCCGTGCCCAGAGCTAAAACGTCATCTAtcatgggacagagggagtaagttTGGAGATCTTACAATCGATTGGTCTGGTCCAGGTGGTTTGAGGTTACGCTATTAGTTGATAATCATCAGTGAAAAGTATTCCACTCCGGTCATGCTAATAGCTTTGTTCTTTTGGAAACACTGTAACGGATGTGTTTGCGAGGGCAAGAATCCTAGCGTCAGTCAGCTTCTCCAAGAGTGGTTCTGCGGGTGCCTCTGAGTTGGAGTCTCTTTGGGTGCTGATCTTTGTTCGGTCTGGTGGTCGGTTGTTTGATTTGTCCTGGTGCGCTTGTAATCTTTCAGGTGTTTTTTAGTTTGAGTGCCTGCGTGTCGGCGTGTGTTCTGTTACACCCCGTTGGATATTGGCATTGAGATAGGAATCAGGGAATTGGAATTGCATATTTTCAATACCACGTGTTTGGACGTCTTGGAATTCACTCTTCGAATTTGATCTCAAATTCCACATGGTATTGCCATAATTACTAACCGGCCAGTCACAATACCGAGCTGGAGACGTCTGTATTGGTCGGAATCAGCCGAACGAAGCACGACCGCACGAGCTGCTGCCCTGCGCCGTCGTCCGCTGTCGGAGCTGCCCAACATCGCTGCCTGCCGCCGTCGAGCTGCCCAGCGCCGTCGTCCGCTGTCGGAGCTCGGCAACACTGCTTGCAGCTTGCTGCCATCGAGTTGCCCTGCGTCGTcgtccgccgcccgccgccggagCTGCCCAGCGCCGCCCACCGTGGATCTCGGCAGTGCCAGACACCATGGATCTCGTCCGCGCGCGCTGCCCACCATGGATCTCGTCGTGTGCGCTGCCGCCATGGATCTCGTCGGCGCCGCCTGCCGTGGGTCCCTGCAGCGCCAACCGCCGTGAGCTCGTCGTGGTGGGTCCGCTCCTCGCCATGGACCTCGTGGATGGCTGCCGGCTCCATGAGCAATCCTCATTTTCATTTCCGTTGGACATCCAAACAGATTTTGGTATTGTGTTTGTTCTAGTTTCCACCTGGCCAATTCAGAAGACATCCAAACAACAGAAATGGAATCATAGTCCAATACCATTTCATCATGTAATTGAATTGGTGATCCAATTCTGTTGACCCAATTCAATGCCAACATCCAAACGGACCCTTAGTGATAATTCAAGTAACACCATCTGGCCGTTCCCCTGCATGGTAGCAATCGTGATGCAAACCATGTTTCCTGGCATCCTGGTCCGCATCAGGAAAACAGCACTAAACTCCCAACCATGGTTCACATTTGTGCTTACCTACAAGAGTGAATTCCACAGTTCCCAGATTTCGAGCTGATGATTCTCTACCACATTTTTGGACATATATTTCTTTATACATGTGTTTTTTATTGCCTCTTTTTTCTATGTTATTCAGTTTTGTACTATGTTGTGTGTTTCCCTTGCTTGGAAcactgattttttttcttttgatacACAGAACATTATTCATGGTGATATCAAACCAGACAATCTCTTGGTTACCAGTGCCGGCAATGTGAAGATAGGGGATTTCAGTGTTAGCCAGGTTTTTGAGGTGGTTTCTGTACTCCTGTAACTTCtgtattttagttatttttttcttGTTATGGAAATATTGTTTTTTCCACTTAAATGGATCCACCGTTGAAAGGGATAAATTCCTAATTTCGTCTTTCTATCATTAATTGCTCTTGCTCTGGTAAAAAATGGCTCTGTAGATATAGAGTTCCTCAAACCAGGTTTATATTtatgtaaaaaaattaaaatatgaTCTTTGCTCCCTGTCCTCATGAGTAGTTTTAAGATAACTTGAGTTGGAAACAAACTAAGATGCTTTTCTTGTTCTTGTTTTGGATATGTTCATTGTTAAGTAGGTGGCCCACAACTTTATCATTGGATGAAACTTGTTACATTCTTttaaaaactcgacctgcggggggttatgacggcccccgggtttcccttttaagaagaagatcttctcacacagatcgagaaaactcccgaacccccgcccccatcctgaCGCAGGAGGTGCCGTAACCCTGTGAGAACCGAGCCGGAGCCTTCCACTGTGCTTTGGCACTTGGGgacgggcgaggggatttttttaacctcagcctgaaatccgctcccatggggagtcgaacccaggacctgaggagtgccgctgggtcacctaaccgtttgagctaggcgccctttggccTGTTACATTCTTTTACTCAAGTAAATCTATTcaatcttttcaaagtatgtgtGTTTTTTGTGACAAATTCTTCTGGACTATAAAATTTTATATATTGGTGTTTTACTGATATATTAGTACAGTGATACTTATGTGTTTGCAACGTAGGATGATGATGATATGCTTTGGAGATCTCCTGGCACTCCTGTTTTCACTGCCCCGGAGTGCTGTCAAGGTACAACTGACTACCTTTGATGTTTTATATAAATGCTGCACGTAAAATTAGTCAATCATCAGGTTATCTATGAATATAATGGTGTTTTTTGGAAAGCAACATTTCCTGGACTGTTCCATTGTTGTAGCTATATGATCGCAGAATCACAAATTAACTAAAATGGAACAGCCCAGAGTTTTACTGCCATTAACTTAAATTACTAAATATTCTTTAGCTGCTCGGTATAGTGGACTTGCTAAATATGATAGGAGTATCTCTCTTTATTTCACTGCAGGTTCAGCCTACCATGGTCGGGCATCTGATACATGGGCAGTTGGTGTAACTTTATATTGTATGGTTTCTGGGCATTATCCATTTCTTGGGGATACATTGCAGGAAACTTATGATAAGGTGTAAAAAATGCCTTCCTTCCTTTCCTTTTGCTTTTAATTACTCTGCATTAAACTCACTTGAGTGTCTGCTACAAATAGATTGCCAATGATCCTGTGCAAATACCTGGAGACATGAACCCCCAACTTGCTGATTTGCTCCTAAGGCTTCTTTGCAAAGGTGCCTTTTTGGTCGCTTTCTCACCCTATGATTCTGATAACCTGGAGTTTGCTAAGTTTTTGTGCAAGATGTCCTCTGTTAACGCAATGTCCCTGCCCCCTCCTTCCATGTGCTTGATTTGCAGATCCAGGAGATCGCATCAGGCTGCAGGCTGCGGCTGAGCATCCTTGGGTTGCTGGGAATGAAGGGCCAGTCCCTGAATTCATCTGTAGATGTGGGTTTGGCCGCAGGAAGAGGAATGATGTCCGGGAAGAAGTACAATAACAAAGCATCCTCGGATGGTCTACAGGTCTAGTGTAGATAATTGATGAAGAATTGTCAAAGCGAAGCCCTAACGATGAGTTAGTTTGTTGTTTGGTGTTACCAATTTCCAATATGAGTGTTGGGCGCTTGACTGAACATATTTCTTTTTGGTACATACGAAATACAGAGTGTAACCCTATGCCAGTAAAACCCACCGTCTGCTCTCAATTTTTGGACAGACATTGTCACAAACCAAGGTGCATTAAACCTGCCCTGCCATTGAGATAGTAGTGTCAGAAATTGCGTTTCTGAATGCTGTGTGCATTATCTGGATGTTGGAGTGCAGTACCATTTTCGATCTCTGACGTTCATTCTGTAAATTCTACTGTTCTAATATCGTGTACTGTGCACCGCTATACTTATCGAGTACGATGGATTCATGTTGTAGCTGAAGGGAGCTCGTTAAGTACACCTGCTGCACGCCCAGGCACTGAAAAAATTCCCGAGATGCCTGTTCAGTGCTCACGTTCCTGGATGATTGGAGTGCACCTGCAAAGCAAAAAGGTGCGGCAGGAACTAATGCCAAGTGCCCTGCCCACTAGGAGAGCATCTGTCCTGATCAACGAGACAACCCCTAGATTTCCAGAGGATAATCCAAGGGTCCGAGACCCCCAATTTGCACGGCGCCACTGAATATATATGTGACTGTGAAGTCCGCGCCTGCAGATAAGCAGGGAGAGTTTTTGAGAGGCTCGGGACAAATGATGATGGACATTTCGTCGAGTTTCCATCGAAAATTCGAAAGACGGCCTCATGTTGGTTGTGCTATCCACGTTCTTGTCTCTGAAGTTTATTAAGCAACCGCCAACCGGGCGTCCGGCGTTCAGACCTCGACCAAGACAAGTTGATGTGGCACTGCCACCAACTCAACTAGATCATTCAAAGTCAGCTATCCGTACGGCTCGATCGACGGGTGGGTGAGCGTATCGACGTGCCTGCGTGGAGGTGGTGGGACTGTGGGAGCACGGGCGCCGTACGGCTCTGCCGAATCCGATGGCTCTCCGTCAACTAGCTAGATTGCTGTAGCAATTACGGTTtttcatgaactaattaggcttaaaagattcgtctcgcaattttatagaaaactgtgcaattagtttttttcgtctacatt
This region includes:
- the LOC136497007 gene encoding serine/threonine-protein kinase GRIK1-like, with the protein product MADLMDIGCCSCFSFLRKPSVPIRQHQDADGMLSEDLLKRQSANDPDGSFYTGDDPDISFYNGDDLDRSFYNGDDPDRSFYDRDDTDYLEGSDDGPPRKSSEDIIQSRTQNGFACREIPVKETKKVFRSEDENGNKMVNQYVHLGKIGSGSYGKVVLYRNIKDGKLYAVKVLNKPYMMKVRVVRTETAMTDVLREVMILYPIMKMLNHPNIVNLVEVIDDPNIDKFYMVLEYVEGKMVCDNGLEEATARNYLRDIISGLMYLHSHNIIHGDIKPDNLLVTSAGNVKIGDFSVSQVFEDDDDMLWRSPGTPVFTAPECCQGSAYHGRASDTWAVGVTLYCMVSGHYPFLGDTLQETYDKIANDPVQIPGDMNPQLADLLLRLLCKDPGDRIRLQAAAEHPWVAGNEGPVPEFICRCGFGRRKRNDVREEVQ